The Arachis ipaensis cultivar K30076 chromosome B07, Araip1.1, whole genome shotgun sequence genome includes a window with the following:
- the LOC107605851 gene encoding probable 6-phosphogluconolactonase 4, chloroplastic yields MATSTPFSLSCTSQTRLLYKKNPMQPSHNTTLSLFGHKSLLCNNPLRCNRAFTPVVMKPKRAHVGVSVKAQWNNRSIEVLDKQHIPVSLAKYVFDLSEKFIKEKGSFTIVLSGDSVKYLKMLVEPPYINTIQWSKWHVFWADEKAVPKTHLDSNYKHAYDRFISKVPIPMNVYTIDDALSADIAADVYEIGIKIKVDSKVIASSQNSRLPKFDLMLLDMGSEGQLAGLFRGNPALTETRKWVTAVKNAPSPPAERITLTLPVINASSNIAMVVTGAGKANAVLNALAEGQEGDEKMPVQLVSPEGEMKWFLDKGAGSMYLNRS; encoded by the exons ATGGCTACTTCCACACCTTTCTCACTTTCATGCACTTCCCAAACTAGATTGCTCTACAAAAAAAATCCAATGCAACCATCCCATAATACAACATTATCATTGTTTGGACACAAATCTTTACTTTGCAATAATCCTCTAAGATGCAATCGTGCTTTTACTCCAGTTGTCATGAAACCTAAGAGAGCTCATGTTGGTGTATCAGTGAAGGCACAATGGAACAACAGGAGCATCGAGGTGCTTGATAAGCAGCACATTCCTGTGTCTTTGGCCAAATATGTCTTTGATCTCTCTGAAAAATTCATCAAGGAGAAAGGCTCGTTCACCATTGTTTTATCTGGGGACTCTGTCAAGTACCTAAA GATGTTGGTGGAACCTCCATACATTAACACTATCCAGTGGTCCAAGTGGCATGTATTTTGGGCAGATGAGAAAGCCGTGCCTAAAACCCATCTAGACAGCAACTATAAGCATGCTTATGATAGATTTATTTCCAAG GTGCCAATTCCTATGAATGTGTATACAATTGATGATGCTCTATCAGCTGATATTGCTGCTGATGTGTATGAGATAGGCATCAAAATCAAGGTTGATAGCAAGGTGATAGCTTCATCACAAAACAGTAGACTTCCAAAATTTGATCTCATGTTATTAGACATGGGATCAGAAGGGCAGTTAGCTGGTCTATTCCGAGGGAACCCTGCTCTAACAGAGACTAGAAAGTGGGTTACTGCGGTTAAGAACGCACCTTCGCCACCGGCAGAGAGGATCACTCTTACACTTCCAGTGATCAATGCTTCTTCAAACATAGCAATGGTGGTGACTGGTGCTGGTAAAGCAAATGCAGTGCTGAATGCATTGGCGGAAGGTCAGGAAGGTGATGAAAAGATGCCTGTTCAATTGGTTTCTCCAGAAGGTGAAATGAAATGGTTTCTAGACAAGGGTGCAGGCTCAATGTATTTAAATAGATCGTAA
- the LOC107605852 gene encoding probable 6-phosphogluconolactonase 5, chloroplastic produces the protein MATTSPFSISCISQTKLLHKQNPHQPSHYTRSSLSPQFKHKSSSLLYNPLRYNGVSPIVMKPKSGNAGVSVKALYNKTVEVFNKEYISVSLAKYVADLSEKFIKQRGFFSIALSGNSVKHLKALVEPPYANTIQWSKWHVFWADEKVVPKTHIDSNYKLAYDTFISKVPIAMNVNTIDDALSAEVAADVYETNIKIKVDSNVIALSPNTRLPKFDLMLLDMGSEGQVAGLFRKNPVLTEARKWVTAVKNAPLPSERITLTLSVINSSANIAMIVTGASKADAVYAALKEDQSDDKMPVQLLSPEGEMKWFLDKGAASKLYK, from the exons ATGGCTACTACCTCACCTTTCTCCATCTCATGCATTTCACAAACTAAATTGCTCCACAAACAAAATCCACACCAACCATCCCATTACACAAGATCATCATTGTCACCACAATTTAAACACAAATCATCATCACTACTTTACAACCCTCTAAGATACAATGGTGTTTCACCAATTGTTATGAAACCCAAAAGTGGTAATGCTGGAGTATCCGTTAAGGCATTGTATAACAAGACCGTGGAGGTGTTTAACAAAGAATACATCTCTGTGTCTTTAGCCAAATATGTAGCTGATCTATCTGAAAAATTCATCAAACAGAGAGGATTTTTCTCTATAGCTTTATCTGGCAACTCTGTCAAGCACCTCAA gGCCTTGGTGGAACCTCCATATGCTAACACAATCCAATGGTCTAAGTGGCATGTATTTTGGGCAGATGAAAAAGTGGTGCCTAAAACTCACATAGACAGTAACTACAAGCTTGCTTATGACACATTTATTTCTAAg GTGCCAATTGCTATGAATGTGAACACTATTGATGATGCTCTATCAGCTGAAGTTGCAGCTGATGTGTATGAGACAAACATCAAAATCAAAGTTGATAGTAATGTGATAGCTTTATCACCAAACACTAGACTTCCAAAATTTGATCTCATGTTACTGGACATGGGATCAGAAGGCCAAGTAGCCGGTCTGTTCCGGAAAAACCCTGTCTTAACAGAGGCTAGAAAGTGGGTTACCGCTGTCAAGAATGCACCACTGCCGTCCGAGAGAATCACCCTTACGCTTTCAGTGATTAATTCTTCTGCAAACATAGCGATGATAGTTACTGGAGCCAGTAAAGCAGACGCAGTCTATGCTGCATTAAAAGAGGATCAAAGTGATGATAAGATGCCAGTTCAGTTGCTTTCACCAGAAGGAGAAATGAAATGGTTTTTGGATAAGGGTGCAGCTTCAAAGCTATATAAGTAG